CTGAAGACAGGGGTACACATGTGTATCACAGCCTGTGTGTGCCAGAGTGCAAGCAGCTGAAGACAGGGGTACACATGTGCATTACAGCCTGTGTGTGCCAGAGCGCAAGCAGCTGAAGACAGGGGTACACATGTGCATCACAGCCTGTGTGTGCCAGAGCGCAAGCAGCTGAAGACAGGGGTACACATGTGCATCACAGGGCTCCAGCACTCATACCAGCTACAGCACCAGGACCAGGTACACACACTCTTCAGGGTTATTTTAAAGgctgtgtttgttaaaaaaagcCCTTGGGCATCCATACAGGTCACATAGTTAAATACCTCCCAGTCTATACTATACCCCTGGCACTTCAATGCTGTGTGAACGGGTCACCTTTCTACTGCACATTAATGAATGAACCATTGATCTACTTGTCAACGCACGGCTCTACaaaagtcatttttgtattactttagtataaatatatgttcatttggattcatatgttgtttttttctgactttatgtgaacgaaaagacacacatttgcccgttgtcccattggaaatagtgatattttgaaatatcactgtcctggtcacaaaagcaaagtttgtggggaataatagccattttctatacttttgaggcataagcaattacgaaataacacactacccaggaacaaaaaaaaaattgttacactgtgttatcttAGGACctgaaatttttctttttttatcttataCCACAAGGAACAGAAGAACGGTGCATTGCAGATACAGTCTGTGCTCCCAGACATTAACTATTAATAAGTCAGGGAAACTGACAGAATGTTTATAGGGGACATCACTTGGTAATTAACAGTGTAGCGTCTTGGTATTATTAGAAAACCAAACCAGATTTTGCAGCTCGTCCAACAGGATATTGTGTTAAGCCTTCTTTACTTTCTATAAAACCTGCGATTTGTCTTTCTGTCATCGTgcagatacagtggcttgcgaaagtattgacccccccccttgggatttttcctattttgttgccttacaacctggaattaaaatggattttttggggggtttgtatcatttgatttacacaacatgcctaccactttgaagatgcaaaatattttttattgtgaaacaaacaagaaataagacaaaaaaacagaaaacttgagcgtgcataagtattcaccccccccaaagtcaatactttgtagagccaccttttgcagcagttacagctgcaagtctcgtggggtatgtatctataagcttggcacatctagccactgagatttttgcccattcttcaaggcaaaactgctccagctccttcatgttggatgggttccgctggtgtacagcaatctttaagtcataccacagattctcaattggattgaggtctgggctttgactaggccattccaagacatttaaatgtttccccttaaaccacttgagtgttgctttaacagtatgcttagggtcattgttctgctggaaggtgaacctccgtcccagtctcaaatctctggaagactgaaacaggtttccctcaagaatttccctgtatttagcgccatccatcattccttcaattctgaccaatttcccagtccctgccgatgaaaaacatccccacagcatgatgctgccaccaccatgcttcactgtagggatggtgttctcggggtgatgagaggtgttgggtttgctccagacatagcattttccttgatgaccaaaaagctaaattttagtctcatctgaccagagtaccttcttccatatgtttggggagtctcccacatgcctttttgcgaacaccaaacgtgtttgcttatttttttctttaagcaatggcttttttctggccactcttccgtaaagcccagctctgtggagtgtacggcttaaagtggtcctatggacagatactccaatctccgctgtggagctttgcagctccttcagggttatctttggtctctttgttgcctctctgattaatgccctccttgcctgatccgtgagttttggtgggcggcccctcttgccaggtttgttgtggtgccatattctttccattttttaataatggctttaatgttgctccgtgggatgttcaaagtttcggatattttttataaccctgatctgtacttctccacaactttgttcctgacctgcttggagagctccttggtcttcatggtgctgcttgcttggtggtgccccttgcttagtggtgttgcagactctgggacctttcagaacaggtgtatatatactgagatcgtGTGACAGATcacgtgacacttagattgcacacagatggactttatttaactaattatgtgacttctgaaggtaactggttgcaccagatcttatttagaggcttaatagcaaagggggtgaatacatatgcacgcaccacttttccgttatttattttttagaattttttgaaacaagttatttttttcatttcacttcaccaattttgactattttgtgtatgtccattacatgaaatccaaataaaaatccattttaattcccggttgtaaggcaacaaaataggaaaaatgcccaggggtcaatactttcgcaagccactgtacgcACCGATGTTTGAATGGACGAATGGTTTACAGGCTCTAAAGATTTACAGAGCTTCCTGATGTCAAGTCAGCCTGGATATTGTTATGCGCCTGGTTTTCCTAGCAACAAGATAAAGACAGAAACAGCGTTCCAGCTTGCTTTCTGGAGCACAGCCGCTCCTCCGAGCACTCCGGTCTTCGAGATGAGTCATGACTGTGTCAGGAAGCTAACAACAGAGCAGCACAGTGATAGGAATCGCCTAGAACATGAAAAGTGCAGCAAAATGTCCAGCCCCTGTGTGAACATCCCCCAGATGATGAATAGACCTGAGCCATTTCAGTCCCTGACTCCTGCTGGTCACCACTTCCAGcattgaaaacagctgattgaCCAAAAGCTATTGCTGTCTCATCATCGCCTGACCTCTCAGCTCAAAGAAGGGTGTTGTACTTTTAGGAGCTGCGGTGTAGTTAAGTGTGATCATTTCCATTCTGTACTTCACATTAGCCCATCATACCTTCTTGACCTCGAAGTCTGTTTGAATCGTGTTCAAGCCAGCGAGGAACTGGAACGCAGGCCAGGGTAGTGCCTTTTTGTTTAGCCAAGGGCTCCCCTGCTGTCCTGCGAAACGTTCAGTCAGGGAAGCTGTTTTTGTCCTGGAAATAAACAGGAAGCTGTAAAAGACAAAGCTGGTGTTTCAGTGTATTGTGTGAGAGTTCCCGACTTGGACGGTGTTAGGAGTCTCAAGGGGGCTGAGACAAAGCAGACATGCACAGGAAATCCAGTCTGCACTCATCACACAGTTTCTCTTCTCTCTTCACAATCGAAGGTACTGCTGGCGTAGAATCATGAGAAAGGGGAAAGCCACAGTTTCTGCTgagataaaatgtaatttttttttttttttttttttttaaatactgtttgaaaATAGCATTGGGGAGGAGAACTGCTTTATTCCTGCCATGTTGCTCACACTTGGCATTGGCCACACCTCTCTCTGGTCCAATCTAACCAATCCAGAAGCAAAAAGACAGTTGAAATACAGGACATTATAGATGCTCCTACAGCTCCTGGTATTGGCTAATACATTAAAGGTTGAAATAAGCCACTCAACCTGCCTTATCAAAATGTCCTGAAGATGATTTTTCCTATCCTTCCCCCTCCTCCTGTGTTCCCTCCTGGGTGGTCAATGGTCCACTATCACCTGGCCTTGGTTAACCTTTGACCAGTGTCAGAGGTCACACCTCTTCTGAGGATAGGCTTCCATGATGCCATACCAAACATGCCTACAGATCAAGCCAGCATTCTTTTCCcatttcataaaatggcaaatgaaatacacagtattaTTGAGGTGGACCGTCAATGGACtagaaatagaatttttaaataccatagtaaaacttcaagaaggttcaattgagactgacctcttctgtaaacctactgacatgcaccagtatttacacatgtcctctgctcatccaatacacactaaaagggcaagcccaaaggggctaggaataagaatacgaagaatatgctctaaaaaaagtgactgtgtaaaacaatgaaatgtattaaaatcaaatcataaaaaagaggatacaaagaaagaattatagagacagagttaagaaaagtggataaactaaaaagagatgatcttctagattataaaaatagatatgaaagggtcaaaagagtcccattagtaatgacttactctaaacttttgcccaatatttctaagatagtttggaaacacttgtagattctacataattcagaaaaattgaaaacagCATTTCTTTAGGTCCCAGTTGTAgaattcaaaagagaagctaactTAGGTGATACtatagttcacagtaaacataaaagaataattgacacaATAGGTTCTAAAAAATACTATAAAGGTTAAATTACCGCTACTTCCCCTGCCATCAGCCACCTCCCGGACCTTACCAGCCCGACTCCAGATACAGCCCGTCTCCCTTGACCGAAATGgactgcctatatatatatatatatatatatatatatatatatatatatatatatatatatatatatatatatatatatatatatatatatatatatcttgctgTAGATAACTGTAATCGTAGCTGTATTGGTTTTCATTCCTCGTCATGACAGTTTGTGTTAGGGGATCATTTACAAAGCTCCACATGCACAGCTGTTCTGTCAGAGTGCTCTTGCAACACTTAGACAACTCATGCAATTTATAGAGCTCTTAAACAAAAAGCTTGCGCATTTATGTCAAAGCCCCAGAGACATCCTGGCGCTCCACACAATGAGATCCACAGTGCGTGTGCATATGGCAGCCTGGGGGGGATATGCATATCACTGTGGAGGGTCAGACTGACCCTGGGGGTGCAACACAGCCATGGTGTTATTAATGGCAAACCGTCCTTAAAGGGCAATGATTTCTGCCTCAGATTAATGGATTTCATGAGAAACACGACACAGCTGATGTATTGTGAATCCCTCCTACTCTCCAACACTTTCCAAGGATTTCCAAGGGTGTGATTTTAGCCACATTCTGTATTTATGATTTCAGAACACTCCAGCGTCACCTCGCGCACTGCAACAAATTGACAGGAATTCCAAAACTATATGCAGATTTTACAGGGCCAACTATACATACAAACTTATCAAAGAATTTCAAGATTTAATATCAATAATATGTTACCAACTCATTTTCTAAgtgactcctctctctctctctctgtaggaCTAACCTCGAGCAGTTGCCACTATGGGAGACTGGAGCTTGCTGGGGAAGTTGCTGGAGAGCGCGCAGGAGCACTCTACAGTGGTGGGGAAGGTGTGGCTGACGGTGCTCTTCATCTTTCGTATCCTGGTTCTGGGCACCGCTGCCGAGAAGGTGTGGGGGGACGAGCAGTCGGGCTTCACCTGTGACACCAAGCAGCCCGGCTGCCAGAACGTCTGCTACGACAAGACCTTCCCCATCTCACACATCCGCTTCTGGGTGCTGCAGATCATCTTCGTGTCCACCCCTACCCTCATCTACCTGGGGCACATCCTGCACCTGGTGCGCATGGAGGAGAAGCAGAaacagaaggagaaggagagggcCTGCCATGCCGCCAACCACGGGGACAAGCAGCCCCTGCTGGAAGAGCCCAAAGACAAGAAGCCGCCTGTGAGGGACGAGCAGGGCAGGATCCGGATGCAAGGCGTCATCCTGCGGACCTACgtttttaatatcattttcaaAACCCTTTTTGAGGTGGGGTTTATAGTGGCTCAGTACTTGTTGTATGGGTTCCAGCTCGAGCCCCTCTACGCTTGCGACCGCTGGCCGTGCCCCAACACCGTGAACTGCTACATCTCGCGGCCCACCGAAAAGACTATCTTTATTGTCTTCATGCTCGCCGTGGCCTGCCTCTCATTGCTCCTCAACCTGGTGGAAATCTACCACTTGGGTTTCACAAAATGCAGGCAAGGGTTGAAAAACAGGACAGAGCTGGCATGTGAAGCGGGGTCTAAAACACCAAGTGAAGCAGCGGTGCCTTTTGGGTCAAATTACCCCTACTTCCCCAGTCATCAGCCACCTCCCGGACCCTACCAGCCCGGCTCCAGATACAGCCCGTCTCCCTTGACTGAAATGAACTCCGCCTATCACCCGTACAACAGCAAGGCTGCCTACAAGCAAAACAGAGACAACCTGGCCGTGGAGAGGAACGGCA
This window of the Polyodon spathula isolate WHYD16114869_AA chromosome 7, ASM1765450v1, whole genome shotgun sequence genome carries:
- the LOC121318950 gene encoding gap junction alpha-3 protein-like — encoded protein: MGDWSLLGKLLESAQEHSTVVGKVWLTVLFIFRILVLGTAAEKVWGDEQSGFTCDTKQPGCQNVCYDKTFPISHIRFWVLQIIFVSTPTLIYLGHILHLVRMEEKQKQKEKERACHAANHGDKQPLLEEPKDKKPPVRDEQGRIRMQGVILRTYVFNIIFKTLFEVGFIVAQYLLYGFQLEPLYACDRWPCPNTVNCYISRPTEKTIFIVFMLAVACLSLLLNLVEIYHLGFTKCRQGLKNRTELACEAGSKTPSEAAVPFGSNYPYFPSHQPPPGPYQPGSRYSPSPLTEMNSAYHPYNSKAAYKQNRDNLAVERNGKPEERDLKVKKGTQPPVEKQRLPSRSSKHSNSKTRLDDLKI